Sequence from the Oscillatoria salina IIICB1 genome:
AGTTTTAGTCCAAAATCCAGTAGTAATTTTAGCCGACGAACCCATATCTAGTTTAGACCCCGAACGTAGTCGAGAAATTATGGATTTGCTGAAAGAAATGTGTGAAACAGAAGGGAAAACATTAGTTATCAGTTTACACTCAATTGAATTTGCGAGAAGTCACTGCGATCGCCTAATTGGTCTGCGCCAAGGTAAAATAGTTTTTGACGCACCTACAGATGTAGTATTTGAAAGTGCGATCGCCGATCTTTACCGTTGATAATTACTCAGGACAATTTCTCCCAAAATTGTTGATAAGTAGAAATAAAATGATTGTAAAAAATTCGAGCATCTTGGCTTAAATTTTTCAAGATAGATGAGTCATTAAAACACAAAGGTGGTGGCGGAGAGTAATGACAAATTCCCTTCCAAGAATAGATAATATCGAGAGTTCGACGGGGTTGATTATGCTGATATGTGCCGCGATGAATTCCCCAAGCATGAAACAAACAAGCGTCGCCCATTTGTAGTTCAATTTTCTTTTTCCCTGGCATTTCTGCTTGAGTTGGATTATCGCCTTTTCTAATTGCCAACTCAGCATTTGTATCCCATCTTTTTTGAGAACCGGGAACGTATTCTAAGCAATTATCGGGTTCAAAAGCTACCCGAAAATGAACGCCAGTAAATTCGTGCATTCGCTGTTTTTCCAGCTCAATTTCCGGGGCTAAAAATTGCGTGTCGCGATGCCAAATTCCTTGCCAAGAAGTGTAGC
This genomic interval carries:
- a CDS encoding phytanoyl-CoA dioxygenase family protein — protein: MQLTAVKQQWEEKGYVILSEFCDREEITQLREICDRVLAQVIQERENNGGYRDVTNIAYLSDRKYFTNDLSSLLILLEFIAHPRIISLLSEIAGEMPLFHNTQYFYQPRYTSWQGIWHRDTQFLAPEIELEKQRMHEFTGVHFRVAFEPDNCLEYVPGSQKRWDTNAELAIRKGDNPTQAEMPGKKKIELQMGDACLFHAWGIHRGTYQHNQPRRTLDIIYSWKGICHYSPPPPLCFNDSSILKNLSQDARIFYNHFISTYQQFWEKLS